The following are encoded in a window of Bradyrhizobium guangdongense genomic DNA:
- a CDS encoding metallophosphoesterase family protein, giving the protein MVMTATQNPLRPKLPNGVRIYALSDIHGCAHLLEQMFAVIDADMANSRPYRAIEVFLGDYIDRGPDSRRTLDLLISRSRRRNTVFLKGNHEAYFNSVLDDPSRTADWFQFGGLQTLMSYGISAAPDLSNDEQFDLVRELTSAMPPQHIAFLRQLRPTFTCGDFFFVHAGVRPGIPLSEQREQDLLWIRDEFLQSKKRFGKYVVHGHTPVRQAELLENRANIDTGAYATGNLTLLSIQGNSMLAI; this is encoded by the coding sequence ATGGTCATGACCGCGACTCAAAATCCGCTCCGGCCGAAGCTGCCGAACGGCGTACGCATCTACGCCCTCAGCGACATCCACGGCTGCGCGCATCTGCTCGAGCAGATGTTCGCCGTCATCGATGCCGACATGGCGAACAGTCGCCCCTATCGTGCGATCGAGGTCTTTCTCGGTGACTACATCGATCGCGGGCCGGACTCGCGTCGCACGCTGGACCTCCTGATCAGCCGCAGCCGCCGCCGCAACACAGTCTTTCTCAAGGGCAATCACGAGGCCTATTTCAACTCGGTGCTGGACGATCCCTCGCGGACCGCCGACTGGTTTCAGTTCGGTGGCCTCCAGACCCTGATGTCCTACGGAATCTCGGCGGCGCCGGATCTCAGCAACGACGAGCAGTTCGATCTCGTCCGCGAGCTCACGTCTGCGATGCCGCCACAGCACATCGCGTTCCTGCGCCAATTGCGGCCCACATTCACGTGCGGCGACTTCTTCTTCGTGCATGCGGGCGTTCGTCCCGGAATCCCGCTGTCCGAGCAGCGAGAGCAGGATCTGCTGTGGATTAGGGACGAATTTCTCCAGAGCAAGAAGCGCTTCGGGAAATATGTCGTGCACGGCCATACGCCGGTGCGCCAGGCCGAGCTGCTCGAAAACCGCGCCAATATCGATACCGGAGCCTATGCCACCGGCAACCTGACGCTGCTGTCGATTCAGGGCAACAGCATGCTCGCGATCTAG